The Streptomyces sp. SS1-1 genome has a segment encoding these proteins:
- a CDS encoding N-acetylmuramoyl-L-alanine amidase, with protein sequence MATPMSASRFLQRLRAEGVTVVEVGDWEHHNRNHKGPWGPVHGVMIHHSVTKGSAHTVELCRKGYEGLPGPLCHGVITKDGKVHLVGYGRANHAGLGDDDVLRAVIAEKALPPDNEANTDGNRHFYGFECENLGDGKDPWPEAQLEAIERVSAAICRHHGWNERSVIGHLEWQPGKVDPRGFTMASLRGRIKERLK encoded by the coding sequence ATGGCCACTCCCATGTCCGCGAGCAGATTCCTGCAGAGGCTGCGCGCGGAGGGCGTGACGGTCGTCGAGGTCGGCGACTGGGAGCACCACAACCGCAACCACAAGGGGCCCTGGGGCCCCGTGCACGGCGTGATGATCCACCACTCGGTGACCAAGGGCAGCGCGCACACCGTGGAGCTGTGCCGCAAGGGCTACGAGGGGCTGCCCGGCCCGCTCTGCCACGGCGTGATCACCAAGGACGGCAAGGTCCACCTGGTCGGCTACGGCCGGGCCAACCACGCCGGGCTCGGGGACGACGACGTGCTGCGCGCGGTCATCGCGGAGAAGGCGCTGCCGCCGGACAACGAGGCCAACACCGACGGCAACCGCCACTTCTACGGCTTCGAGTGCGAGAACCTGGGCGACGGCAAGGACCCCTGGCCCGAGGCGCAGCTGGAGGCGATCGAGCGGGTGTCGGCCGCCATCTGCCGGCATCACGGCTGGAACGAGCGCTCGGTGATCGGGCATCTGGAGTGGCAGCCCGGGAAGGTGGACCCGCGCGGGTTCACGATGGCGTCCCTGCGCGGGCGCATCAAGGAGCGGCTGAAGTAG
- a CDS encoding UBP-type zinc finger domain-containing protein, with the protein MKQCTHADGLPHPEPEPLSETCPECLAEGTHPVQLRLCLTCGHVGCCDSSPSRHATAHHKETGHPVMRTFEPGENWRWCFVDHVLV; encoded by the coding sequence ATGAAACAGTGCACGCACGCCGACGGGCTGCCGCACCCGGAACCCGAGCCGCTGAGCGAGACGTGTCCGGAGTGTCTGGCGGAGGGTACGCATCCCGTACAACTCCGGCTCTGCCTCACCTGCGGTCACGTCGGCTGCTGCGACTCCTCCCCCAGCCGGCACGCCACCGCGCACCACAAGGAGACCGGACATCCGGTCATGCGGACCTTCGAGCCGGGGGAGAACTGGCGCTGGTGCTTCGTGGACCACGTTCTCGTGTGA
- a CDS encoding Na+/H+ antiporter, with the protein MDVMPLLLLVAGSAAVAALARRVPVPAPLLLVTAGLLVSYVPGVPDYRLDPHVVLPLILPPLLYTAATDSSYLDLRAQLRPVALLSVGYVLFATVVVGYAAYLLVPGLPLTAALVLGAVVAPPDAVAATAVARRVGLPSRITTILQGESLVNDATAITAYRVAVAAAVGEGATWAGGIREFLLAAVGGVVAGLVLMVPIHWLRTHLKEALLQNTLSLLTPFVAYAVAEQVHASGVLAVVVVALYLGHRAWEVDFATRLQEEAVWKMVAFVLESAVFALIGLQLPVVLRGLGEFEGSTAAWYATALFAVVVASRFLWVYPATFLPRMLSARIREREENPTWKAPFVISWAGMRGVVSLAIAFSIPLTMQEGEPFPERNLILFLTFTTVIGTLVVQGVTLPPLIRLLKLPGRDPQAETLAEANAQAQASRAAEERLRELLADERNALPEPLVERLRAVLERRRNSVWERLGQANPITGESVDDTYRRLSREVIGAERAVFVKLRDGRYIDDEMLRTLLRRLDLEEAAAYREAD; encoded by the coding sequence ATGGACGTGATGCCGCTGCTGCTGCTGGTGGCGGGAAGCGCGGCGGTGGCCGCGCTCGCCCGGCGGGTCCCCGTCCCGGCCCCTCTGCTGCTCGTCACGGCCGGGCTCCTCGTGTCGTACGTGCCGGGCGTGCCGGACTACCGCCTCGACCCGCATGTCGTGCTGCCCCTGATCCTGCCGCCGCTGCTCTACACGGCGGCCACCGACAGCTCCTACCTCGACCTGCGCGCGCAGCTGCGCCCCGTGGCGCTGCTGTCCGTGGGGTACGTCCTGTTCGCGACCGTCGTCGTGGGCTACGCCGCCTACCTCCTGGTCCCCGGGCTCCCGCTGACCGCGGCGCTGGTCCTGGGCGCGGTCGTGGCGCCGCCCGACGCGGTCGCGGCGACGGCCGTCGCCCGCCGGGTGGGCCTGCCGTCGCGGATCACCACGATCCTCCAGGGCGAGTCCCTGGTGAACGACGCCACCGCGATCACCGCCTACCGGGTCGCCGTCGCCGCGGCGGTCGGCGAGGGCGCCACCTGGGCCGGCGGCATCCGCGAGTTCCTGCTGGCCGCCGTCGGGGGCGTCGTCGCCGGACTGGTGCTGATGGTGCCGATCCACTGGCTGCGCACCCATCTGAAGGAGGCGCTGCTGCAGAACACACTGTCGCTGCTGACCCCGTTCGTGGCGTACGCGGTCGCCGAGCAGGTGCACGCCTCCGGAGTGCTCGCCGTCGTGGTGGTCGCGCTCTACCTCGGGCACCGCGCGTGGGAGGTCGACTTCGCGACGCGGCTCCAGGAGGAGGCGGTCTGGAAGATGGTCGCGTTCGTGCTGGAGTCGGCCGTGTTCGCCCTGATCGGCCTGCAGCTGCCGGTGGTCCTCCGCGGCCTCGGCGAGTTCGAGGGCTCCACGGCCGCCTGGTACGCGACCGCCCTGTTCGCCGTCGTCGTCGCCTCGCGGTTCCTGTGGGTGTATCCGGCGACCTTCCTGCCGCGGATGCTCTCGGCCCGGATCAGGGAGCGCGAGGAGAACCCGACCTGGAAGGCGCCGTTCGTCATCTCCTGGGCCGGGATGCGGGGCGTGGTCTCCCTCGCCATCGCGTTCTCCATCCCGCTGACGATGCAGGAGGGCGAGCCGTTCCCCGAGCGCAACCTCATCCTGTTCCTGACCTTCACCACGGTGATCGGCACCCTCGTCGTGCAGGGCGTGACACTGCCGCCGCTGATCCGCCTGCTGAAGCTGCCCGGGCGCGACCCCCAGGCCGAGACCCTCGCCGAGGCCAACGCCCAGGCACAGGCGTCCCGGGCCGCCGAGGAACGCCTGCGGGAACTCCTCGCCGACGAACGCAACGCCCTCCCGGAGCCCCTGGTCGAGCGGCTGCGCGCGGTCCTGGAACGCCGGCGCAACTCCGTCTGGGAGCGCCTCGGCCAGGCCAACCCGATCACCGGCGAGTCCGTCGACGACACCTACCGGCGGCTGTCGCGGGAGGTGATCGGCGCCGAACGCGCGGTCTTCGTCAAGCTGCGCGACGGCCGCTACATCGACGACGAGATGCTGCGGACCCTGCTGCGCAGGCTGGACCTGGAGGAGGCGGCGGCCTACCGCGAGGCCGACTGA
- a CDS encoding 1-aminocyclopropane-1-carboxylate deaminase/D-cysteine desulfhydrase, with protein MTSRDAVPDLAALGPLLPSPLCESADGRLERRGVRLLLKRDDLIHPELIGNKWRKLAPNLTAAAGRTVVTFGGAYSNHLRATAAAGRLLGLPTVGVVRGQELAERPLNPSLARCVADGMRLHFVDRSTYRRKGDPATLAAVLRAAGAQDAHVVPEGGSNALAVQGCRALGEELRGRADVVAVACGTGGTLAGLAAGLGPGERALGVPVLRGGFLGAEVRALQSAAFGGPRGDWSLEERFHFGGYARTTPALESFAADFEDRHGIPVERLYVAKMLYALVALAEEGAFARGTTVAAVVTGAPFTG; from the coding sequence GTGACCAGCCGTGACGCCGTGCCCGACCTCGCCGCCCTGGGGCCCCTGCTGCCGTCGCCGCTGTGCGAGTCGGCGGACGGGCGGCTGGAGCGGCGCGGGGTGCGGCTGCTGCTCAAGCGGGACGATCTGATCCACCCGGAGCTGATCGGCAACAAGTGGCGCAAGCTCGCGCCGAACCTGACGGCCGCGGCCGGACGCACGGTCGTCACCTTCGGCGGCGCCTATTCGAATCATCTGCGGGCCACGGCGGCGGCGGGCCGTCTCCTCGGCCTGCCCACGGTCGGCGTGGTGCGCGGCCAGGAGCTGGCGGAACGTCCCCTCAACCCGTCGCTGGCCCGGTGCGTGGCCGACGGGATGCGGCTGCACTTCGTCGACCGGTCGACGTACCGCCGCAAGGGCGACCCCGCGACGCTCGCCGCCGTCCTGCGCGCGGCGGGCGCCCAGGACGCTCATGTGGTCCCGGAGGGCGGCAGCAACGCCCTCGCCGTCCAGGGGTGCCGGGCGCTGGGCGAGGAGCTGCGCGGGCGGGCCGACGTGGTCGCGGTGGCGTGCGGCACGGGCGGGACCCTGGCGGGGCTGGCCGCCGGCCTGGGGCCGGGCGAGCGGGCCCTGGGCGTGCCGGTGCTCAGGGGCGGCTTCCTCGGCGCCGAGGTGCGTGCCCTGCAGTCGGCGGCGTTCGGGGGCCCGCGCGGGGACTGGTCGCTGGAGGAGCGCTTCCACTTCGGCGGGTACGCGCGTACGACGCCCGCTCTGGAGTCTTTCGCGGCCGACTTCGAGGACCGGCACGGGATACCCGTCGAGCGTCTCTATGTCGCCAAAATGCTGTACGCGCTCGTGGCCCTCGCCGAGGAGGGCGCCTTCGCGCGCGGGACGACGGTCGCGGCCGTCGTCACGGGGGCGCCGTTCACCGGGTGA
- a CDS encoding family 2B encapsulin nanocompartment shell protein, with protein sequence MSVGEEVRTEQAKSQQSLGTAAARNLATTTKSAPQMQEISSRWLLRMLPWVNVQGGTYRVNRRLTYAVGDGRVTFVKTGDRVEVIPAELGELPVLRDFEDEDVLSELAQRCTQREFAAGQVIASFGSPADAVYLLAHGRVEKIGTGPYGEDELLGVLADGAYLGEQALLDPDAIWEYTARTATACTVLVLDRRDFQQIAERAESLQGHLEQLRSIPAQRTNKYGEKALDLAAGHSGEPDIPHTFVDYEARPREYELSIAQTVLRIHTRVADLYNQPMNQTEQQLRLTVEALKERQEHELVNNREFGLLHNCEYDQRLQPHDGVPSPDDMDELLSRRRGTKMFLAHPRAISAFGRELNKRGLVPETIEMGGNRIPTWRGVPIYPCNKIPVTEARTTSIIALRTGEAEQGVIGLQQAGIPDEIEPSLSCRFMGINEQAVINYLVTAYYSAAVLVPDALGVLENVEIGRWR encoded by the coding sequence ATGTCGGTAGGCGAAGAGGTCCGTACGGAGCAGGCCAAGTCGCAGCAGAGCCTCGGCACGGCGGCCGCACGGAACCTGGCCACCACGACCAAGTCAGCACCCCAGATGCAGGAGATCAGCTCCCGCTGGCTGCTGCGCATGCTGCCCTGGGTCAATGTGCAGGGCGGCACGTACCGGGTGAACCGGCGGCTGACGTACGCCGTGGGGGACGGCCGGGTCACGTTCGTGAAGACCGGCGACCGGGTCGAGGTCATCCCCGCCGAGCTGGGCGAACTCCCGGTGCTGCGGGACTTCGAGGACGAGGACGTGCTCTCCGAGCTGGCCCAGCGCTGTACGCAGCGGGAGTTCGCGGCCGGCCAGGTCATCGCCTCGTTCGGCAGCCCGGCCGACGCGGTGTACCTGCTGGCGCACGGCAGGGTGGAGAAGATCGGCACCGGCCCCTACGGGGAGGACGAGCTGCTGGGTGTCCTCGCCGACGGCGCCTACCTCGGCGAGCAGGCGCTGCTCGACCCCGACGCCATCTGGGAGTACACGGCCCGCACGGCCACCGCCTGCACCGTCCTGGTCCTGGACCGCCGGGACTTCCAGCAGATCGCCGAGCGCGCCGAGTCCCTCCAGGGGCATCTGGAGCAGCTGCGGTCGATCCCCGCGCAGCGCACCAACAAGTACGGCGAGAAGGCGCTCGACCTGGCGGCCGGCCACAGCGGCGAGCCGGACATCCCGCACACCTTCGTGGACTACGAGGCCCGGCCCCGCGAGTACGAACTGAGCATCGCCCAGACCGTGCTGCGCATCCACACGCGCGTGGCCGACCTGTACAACCAGCCGATGAACCAGACCGAGCAGCAGCTGCGGCTCACCGTGGAGGCCCTGAAGGAGCGCCAGGAGCACGAACTCGTCAACAACCGCGAGTTCGGCCTGCTCCACAACTGCGAGTACGACCAGCGGCTCCAGCCGCACGACGGCGTGCCCAGCCCCGACGACATGGACGAGCTGCTCAGCCGCCGGCGCGGCACCAAGATGTTCCTCGCCCACCCGCGCGCGATCTCCGCGTTCGGACGCGAGCTGAACAAGCGCGGACTGGTCCCGGAGACCATCGAGATGGGCGGCAACCGCATCCCGACCTGGCGGGGCGTGCCCATCTACCCGTGCAACAAGATCCCGGTCACCGAGGCCCGGACGACCTCGATCATCGCGCTGCGCACCGGCGAGGCGGAGCAGGGCGTCATCGGGCTCCAGCAGGCGGGCATCCCCGACGAGATCGAGCCGAGCCTGTCGTGCCGCTTCATGGGCATCAACGAACAGGCCGTCATCAACTACCTGGTGACGGCGTACTACTCGGCCGCCGTCCTCGTCCCGGACGCCCTCGGCGTCCTGGAGAACGTCGAGATCGGCCGTTGGCGATGA
- a CDS encoding RNA polymerase sigma factor SigF gives MRDEERGTRGLPDGTSFCSDGAGSLGAGPSGPSGSRRMADGIDGIPEQARPHPEDDSVATGLLDDGRGDEGAVQGAPPAGRIGVSPARPAARARERATGGTMSEHERQAEDRAAAGARGAQATRHDPQDRSGARALFIELRGLQDGTPEYAELRNRLVRMHLPLVEHLARRFRNRGEPLDDLTQVATIGLIKSVDRFDPDRGVEFSTYATPTVVGEIKRHFRDKGWAVRVPRRLQELRLALTTATAELSQLHGRSPTVHELAEKLAISEEEVLEGLESANAYSTLSLDVPDTDDESPAVADTLGAEDEALEGVEYRESLKPLLEDLPPREKRILLLRFFGNMTQSQIAQEVGISQMHVSRLLARTLAQLREKLLVEE, from the coding sequence GTGCGGGACGAAGAGCGCGGCACACGGGGGCTGCCGGACGGCACCTCCTTCTGCTCCGACGGAGCCGGGAGCCTGGGGGCGGGCCCGAGCGGCCCGAGCGGTTCCCGCCGCATGGCGGACGGCATCGACGGCATCCCCGAGCAGGCCCGGCCGCACCCGGAGGACGACTCCGTGGCGACCGGCCTCCTGGACGACGGGCGGGGTGACGAGGGTGCCGTGCAGGGTGCGCCCCCGGCCGGGCGCATCGGGGTCTCCCCGGCCCGGCCGGCGGCGAGGGCTCGGGAGAGGGCGACGGGCGGGACGATGAGCGAGCACGAGCGACAGGCCGAGGACCGGGCGGCGGCCGGCGCGCGCGGCGCGCAGGCCACACGCCACGACCCGCAGGACCGCAGCGGGGCGCGCGCCCTGTTCATCGAGCTGCGCGGGCTGCAGGACGGCACCCCGGAGTACGCGGAGCTGCGCAACCGGCTGGTCCGGATGCATCTGCCGCTCGTGGAGCACCTCGCGCGCCGCTTCCGCAACCGCGGCGAGCCCCTCGACGACCTCACCCAGGTCGCCACGATCGGGCTGATCAAGTCGGTCGACCGGTTCGACCCGGACCGCGGCGTGGAGTTCTCGACGTACGCGACGCCGACAGTCGTCGGCGAGATCAAGCGGCACTTCCGCGACAAGGGCTGGGCGGTCCGCGTCCCGCGCAGGCTGCAGGAGCTGCGCCTCGCGCTGACGACGGCCACCGCGGAGCTGTCCCAGCTGCACGGCCGCTCCCCCACGGTCCACGAGCTCGCGGAGAAGCTGGCGATCTCGGAGGAGGAGGTCCTGGAGGGCCTGGAGTCGGCCAACGCCTACTCCACGCTGTCCCTGGACGTCCCCGACACCGACGACGAGTCCCCGGCGGTCGCGGACACCCTGGGCGCGGAGGACGAGGCGCTGGAGGGCGTCGAGTACCGCGAGTCGCTCAAGCCGCTGCTGGAGGACCTCCCGCCGCGCGAGAAGCGGATCCTGCTGCTGCGCTTCTTCGGCAACATGACCCAGTCGCAGATCGCGCAGGAGGTCGGCATCTCCCAGATGCACGTCTCGCGTCTGCTGGCGCGCACGCTG